From a region of the Panicum virgatum strain AP13 chromosome 2K, P.virgatum_v5, whole genome shotgun sequence genome:
- the LOC120683025 gene encoding uncharacterized protein LOC120683025 has translation MGAKEKGEERDEHSTDVERDVQQGKEAESDYEPGRDSLSSQGEATSNEDTKAKSVSRVPKKLAKKESKENSPRSARSISSRHIHTKLQYISSNNPQNKSPKTNKMANGARTVEVKKTEAVKVPSCSSSEVSEETEEKAIEDRPTDDKAFDGRAKDGQAVEGRATDEVIEGRNKDDKAISATKDDQAIEDVTKDDKAIEDETKEDKAVEAVEDGTKDDMDIEDGKDGKVTDDNAINGREADGKATEEAKEIDILDEAPKCDQSTSTDDEIADTDENIVHKGHSVSYEKNEELDSKIEKLEQELREVAALEVSLYSVVPEHGCSSHKLHTPARRLSRLYIHASKFWSSDKKASVAKNFVSGLVLVAKSCGNDVSRLTFWLSNTAVLREIIAQTFGTSRQSGPVMKSFITNGNAKKSDGNFAPMRWKSSSNGKHARPNIMQLPDDWRETGTLLSALEKIESWIFSRIVESVWWQAMTPHMQTPVEDLSDPKISRLLGPSLGDQQHGNFSIDLWKTAFRDAFSRICPLRASGHECGCLPVLAKLVMEHCVARLDVAMFNAILRESANEIPSDPISDPIVDSRVLPIPAGDLSFGSGAQLKNSVGNWSRWLTDTFGMDGAGSEKDGQDAEHNGDDRRGAVEMNCFKLLNELSDLLMLPKDMLLEKSIRKEVCPSIGLPVVTRILCNFTPDEFCPDPVPGMVLEELNSESLMERFTERDVISTFPVTAAPVVYRPPSLEDVAEKVADTGRGDPELERRGSMVQRRGYTSDDDLDELDSPLASLYDKSAPPSPCSNGAAHFSARQQGDPASMANVRYELLREVWSERR, from the exons ATGGGTGCCAAAGAGAAAGGGGAAGAGAGAGATGAGCATTCAACTGATGTGGAAAGAGATGTTCAACAAGGGAAAGAAGCTGAATCAGACTACGAGCCAGGTAGAGATTCCCTTTCGTCTCAAGGTGAAGCTACCAGTAATGAAGATACTAAAGCAAAGAGTGTCTCAAGGGTACCAAAGAAGCTAGCAAAGAAAGAGTCGAAAGAAAACAGCCCACGCTCGGCAAGGAGTATTTCCAGTCGTCATATCCACACTAAGCTGCAATATATATCGTCAAATAACCCTCAGAACAAATCtccaaaaacaaacaaaatggCTAATGGTGCTAGAACGGTAGAAGTGAAGAAGACAGAAGCTGTGAAAGTTCCTTCTTGTTCTTCATCTGAGGTGTCTGAGGAAACAGAAGAAAAAGCTATTGAGGATAGACCTACAGATGATAAAGCATTTGATGGCAGAGCCAAGGATGGTCAAGCCGTTGAAGGCAGAGCCACAGATGAAGTCATTGAGGGCAGAAACAAGGACGATAAGGCCATCAGCGCAACGAAGGATGATCAGGCCATTGAGGATGTAACCAAGGATGATAAAGCCATTGAGGATGAAACGAAGGAAGATAAGGCCGTAGAGGCTGTTGAGGATGGAACAAAGGATGATATGGATATTGAAGACGGAAAGGATGGCAAAGTAACTGATGATAATGCCATCAATGGCAGAGAGGCTGATGGTAAAGCTACTGAAGAGGCAAAGGAGATCGATATATTGGATGAAGCTCCAAAATGTGATCAGAGTACTAGTACTGATGATGAAATTGCTGATACTGACGAAAACATAGTTCATAAAGGTCATTCAGTTTCTTATGAAAAGAATGAGGAATTAGATTCAAAAATTGAGAAGTTGGAGCAGGAGCTGCGTGAAGTTGCTGCACTTGAGGTTTCTCTCTATTCTGTCGTGCCAGAGCATGGTTGTTCATCACATAAGTTGCACACACCAGCTCGCCGTCTGTCTAGGTTGTATATTCATGCATCAAAATTTTGGTCCTCAGATAAGAAAGCTtcggttgcaaaaaattttgtttcTGGGCTTGTGCTTGTTGCAAAGTCTTGTGGCAATGACGTTTCAAG GTTGACATTCTGGCTATCAAACACAGCTGTGCTAAGAGAAATCATTGCACAGACCTTTGGTACTTCACGACAATCAGGTCCAGTTATGAAGTCTTTTATCACAAATGGTAATGCAAAGAAGTCTGATGGGAATTTCGCTCCTATGCGATGGAAAAGTAGCTCCAATGGCAAGCATGCTAGACCCAATATTATGCAGCTGCCAGATGATTGGCGGGAAACTGGCACACTCTTGTCAGCATTGGAGAAGATTGAATCTTGGATCTTTTCTCGGATTGTTGAGTCTGTGTGGTGGCAG GCAATGACACCCCACATGCAAACCCCAGTGGAAGATTTGTCGGATCCAAAGATCAGCAGGTTATTAGGGCCTTCTTTGGGTGATCAGCAACATGGAAatttttctattgatctctggAAAACTGCATTTCGTGATGCCTTCAGCAGAATCTGTCCTCTTCGTGCTAGTGGACATGAGTGTGGATGTTTACCAGTATTGGCAAAATTG GTGATGGAGCATTGCGTAGCCCGTTTAGATGTTGCTATGTTCAACGCCATCCTTCGTGAATCAGCGAACGAAATACCGTCTGATCCTATATCTGACCCAATTGTGGActcaagagttttgccgattcCAGCTGGGGACTTGAGCTTTGGATCAGGCGCTCAGCTGAAGAACTCT GTTGGGAATTGGTCCAGATGGTTGACCGACACATTTGGCATGGATGGTGCTGGATCTGAAAAGGATGGTCAAGATGCGGAACATAATGGTGATGACCGAAGAGGTGCAGTCGAAATGAATTGTTTTAAGCTACTCAATGAGCTGAGTGATCTTCtgatgcttcctaaggacatgCTTCTTGAGAAATCCATCAGGAAAGAG GTCTGCCCTTCCATTGGCCTTCCAGTGGTAACAAGAATACTGTGCAACTTCACTCCTGACGAGTTCTGCCCCGATCCTGTTCCTGGCATGGTTCTGGAGGAGCTGAATTCTGAG AGCCTGATGGAGCGGTTCACGGAGAGAGACGTGATCAGCACATTCCCAGTCACCGCTGCTCCCGTGGTGTACCGCCCCCCTTCGCTGGAGGACGTCGCGGAGAAAGTGGCCGACACCGGCCGCGGCGACCCAGAGCTGGAGCGGAGGGGCTCGATGGTGCAGAGGAGAGGCTACACCAGCGACGACGACCTGGACGAGCTCGACTCCCCCCTGGCGTCCCTGTACGACAAGAGCGCCCCACCCTCGCCGTGCAGCAACGGCGCCGCGCATTTCAGCGCCCGGCAGCAGGGAGACCCAGCCTCCATGGCCAATGTCCGGTACGAGCTCCTCCGAGAAGTATGGTCGGAGCGGCGGTGA